ATCCGGACCTCGACGGATACGTGGTGTCCTCACGCGACGTCACCGCCCGGCTGGCAGCCGAACGTCGGCAGCACGAAGCCGAAACGCAACTTCGGCGGCTAGCCAAACACACCGACGACGTGTTGTGGATGTTCTCGGCCGACTGGGGGAACGTCCACTTCGTCAACGAGGCGTTCGAAGACATCTGGGGAATGTCGAGAGAGACGCTGATCGACGAGCCGTGGCGATTCCTCGAGCGGGTCCACACGGACGACCGACCGGACGTCAAGCGCGCGATGGAGCAACTCTCGGACGGAGCCGCGATCGACATCGAGTATCGGGTCGAACGCGACCGATCGTTTCAGAGCTGGGTCTGGGTGAAAGGTCATCCGATCGTCGAGAGCGGTGAGGTGACACGCGTCGTCGGGTTCGCCCGGGACATCACGAACCGTCGGCGTCGGGAACGACAGCTTCGGGTGCTCGATAACCTTCTCAGGCACAACCTCAGAAACGTGTTGAACGTCGTTTTGGGCCACGCCGACCTCGCGAGACAACGCGCTGGTCCGGAGGTCGAGGCCGGGATGGACGCGATCACGTCGGTCGCGACGGAGTTGCTGACCACCGTCGAGAAGGAGCGACGGATCGTCGAACTGCTCGTCGAATCCCCCGGGCCGAGCCCGATCGATATCTCGACGCTGTTGTCCGATCTGGTCGCCGATGCCCGCCGATCCTATCCCGAGGCGAGCGTCACCCTCGACTGTTCGACGGCGCAGTCCGTGTTTGCTATTCCCGAGATCCGTCACGCGATAGCCGAGCTGCTGGAGAACGCGATCGTTCACGCATGCGGGCGGGCAGCGATCGAGATTCGAGCCCGATCCCGCTCGGATCACGTCTCGATACGGATCGAGGACACCGCACCACCGATCCCCCGTAACGAGTTCGAACCCCTCTTTTCGAGCCGAAATCCAAGCGAGCTCTATCACGGGACCGGTCTGGGCCTCTGGCTCGTCTACTGGGCCGTCGACCTCTCCAACGGTGAACTCGGCTTCGGCCGCACCCCCAAAGACGACGGCAACGTCGTCACCGTCCGACTGCAGACTGTCCGGTGACCTCGCCTCCAGATGCGGCTCTTTCGTCTCCGCAAAGGGACGCTTCGCTCGCGCTACGATCCGATCGTTCCCTGCTTTCCGCCTCTCGAGCGGGGTCGCTCACAGAGACGAAAGGAGGAAGCACACGGCTTCAGTCGTGGGTCACTGACTCGCTCGGTTCGCCATCGATCTCGTCGACGAGTTGGCCGAACTCGGTGACGCGCTCGGCGTGAGCGTTGTGTTGGTGGATCGACTCGTCGTTGGACTGCTCCATCCGCACGACCGCTGTTTCGGGGAGATTCGGATACGTCTCGACGACCCCCTCGGCCATCGCCCGGACACAGTCCTCGACGAACTTCGCGTCGCTGTGACTGGCGAACGTCATGTGGTCCTCGTCGGGTCGCTTCGCGAGGTTGTAGATCCGCGCGCTCATCGAGTCGCGAGCGACCTCGATGAGGTCGTTGAGATCAACCGGCGGTTGTCCGGTCGTCTCGACGGTCAGCGTGGCGTGTCCCCGCTGGGAGTGTCCCGGTTGGGGAACCTCATCGAGGAAGTCGTCGATGGTCTCGCCGTCCACGTCGAGCCCCTCAAGTACGTCCCTCGCTCTGGATTCGCTCATCCCCTGCGAACAGGGACACACCGTCATGCCGACGACGTGGCAGCCGATCTCCTCGCGCGTCGTGCCGTCGTTGCTGGCGGTTGCGGAGGCGATGATGTCCGCCGTCGCCTGCGTGGGTCGATCCGTCGCAGGCGTCTGCTCGCGGATCATGTACTCCGCTTCCATGCGAACCTCGGCTTCGGTCGTGTACTCGTGTTTGTCGATGAGACGCTCGGCGACGTCGCCGCAAACGTCCTCGACGCGGAGGGCGGGCTCGGAGACGGCCTCTTCGAGCATCTCGTCGACCACCTCCATGTTCCGGCTCATGTCCGCCCCTTTCCGCCACCCCGGGAGGTCGACGAACACGTCGAAGGTGGCCATCAGGACAATCGGTCTGTCGTCGAGGCGGTGGAGCTTGACGAGCTTTTCGACGCCAGTTACGCCAACTCGGTTGAGTCCGACGCTGACGTCCGGGCTCGATGCCTGCACGTCGGGGAGCTGCTGACTCATTGGACTTATAAACGGTCGGACAACCGTTAGGGCTTTCGGAAGGGGCAGTCCGATGCGGCAGCTCGCGGCGTCGCTCGGCCGGCTTCCGTGTCTGCCTCGGTGAGAACCCCCCGTCGATTGAAGTGTCGACCCACCCTATCTCGGCCATGCCGGCTGTTCGGGTGATGGAGCTCACGAAGCGATACGGCGACACCGCTGCCAACGACCGAATCACCTTCGACGTCGAGCGCGGGGAGATCTTCGGCTTTCTCGGTCCCAACGGCGCCGGCAAGACGACGACCATCCGATTGCTGCTCGGGCTGATAAAGCCGACGTCGGGGACGGCGACCGTACTCGGTGCGGACATCCGTGACCGCCGGGCGCTCACCGATGTCAAAGCGCGCGTGGGGTATCTGCCGGACACGCTGGGGTTCGACGAGGGGCTGACCGGGCGGCAGGCGCTCGATCACTTCGCCCGGATGCACGGCGACGAACGCCGCGAGGAGCTGTTGGAGCTGTTTCACCCGCCGCTGGAGAAACCGATCGAGACGTACTCCGAGGGGAACCGGCGGATGCTCGGGATCGTCCAGGCGTTCATGCACGATCCGGAGTTCGTGATCATGGACGAACCGACCTCCGGGTTGGACCCGCTCAAACAGGACCGATTACACCAGTTCATCGAGAACGAACGCGACGCCGGTAAGACGCTGTTCTTCTCCTCGCACGTCCTCAGCGAGGTACAGCGGGTCTGCGATCGCGTCGGGATCATTCGGGCGGGGGAACTGGTCACGCTCGAAGACATCGAGACCCTGCTGAGACAGAGCGGGAAGGAAGTGTGGGTCCACTTGAGAGAGCCGGTCGACGAATCTCGGTTCGTCACCGAGCAGATGATCGACGTCGAAATCGTCGACCGCTCGGTGCGATTTACGTACACTGGGGAGACGCAGCCGCTCCTCGAACACCTCGTTCAGTTCGACGTCGACGACGTCGACATCGGCAATCCGCAGTTGGACACGATCTTCAAACACTACTACCGCGAGGGGCCGGCAGGACCAACGCCATGACGGCCATCTTGCGAAACGAATCGAGGCGGCTGCGACGCGGTTCGCTCCTCTTGAGCGGGCTGTTCGCGATGCTGACCGCGTTCTTTCTCGCCGTCTTCCCGGCGATACGAGACGAGGCGGAGGTGATCATGGACGCCTACCCGGAGTTCGTCATCGAGTTGATGGGGCTCGAGGAGTTGAACACCATCGAGGGGTTCGCCGGCGGCTACATCTACCCGTTCATCTGGGTGCTGTTCGGCGGCGTCTATCTCGCGTACGTAAGCGCTGGGCTGATTGCGGGAGATATCCAATCCCGAACGTTAGACCTCACGCTGTCGAATCCGGTCTCCCGAGAGTCGGTGTTGGCACAGAAGGTCGCCGCCCTGTGGGTACCGATCCTCGCGTTGAACGGCGCTGTCGTGGTCACGCTGGCCCTCGGAGCGGTCGCTTTGGGTGAGCGCCTCGATATCGTCGCGCTGGCGATGGTACACCTACTCGGCGTTCCGTACCTGCTGGTCTGTGCCGGGATCGGCGTCGTGTTCTCCGTGCTCTTCGATCGGGTCGGGCGGGCGCAGGTCACGTCGCTTGGGTTGGTCTTCGTGCTCTGGTTGGTCGACGGGCTGTCGTACACGGACCCCGACTACGAGTGGATCGGGCAGTTCACACCGAGTCGGTACTACGATCCGACCGGGATACTCGTCCACGGCGAGTACGGCTTTCTCGACGCGAGTCTGCTCCTCGCGGCGTTCGTTGCCTCCCTCGTCGTCGCCGCGGCCATCTTCGTCCGGAGGGACATCTGAGCCGATGACGGCCATCCTCGAAAACGAGTCTCGACGGCGGCTCCGCGGATCGATCGCCCTGATCGGCGTGTTCGCCGTGTTGGCCGTGATGTACTTCTCGATCTTCCCGGAGTTCTCCGAGAGCGCGGTGGATATCGAGGCGGTGATTTCGGACTCCGCCTTCGAGGCCTTCGGAACCGAGTCGTACAACACGATCGAGGGATTCATCGCCGCCGAGATGTACTCGTTCTTTTGGGTGCTCCTGATCGCAATATACTTCGCTTACGTGAGCGCTGGGACCATCGCTGGTGACATCGAAAGCCGAAAGATGGATCTCACGCTGTCGAACCCGGTGTCGAGGGAGTCGGTGGTGGCACAGAAAGTCGCCGCCCTGTGGGTGCCGCTCGTCGCGTTGAACGTCGCGGTCCCGGCCATCGTCTACGTCGGCTCCGTCGGTATCGACGAGCCGATCAACCCGGTCGCGCTGGCGATGGTGCATCTGCTCAGCGTTCCGTACCTGCTGGTCTGTGCGGGGATCGGACTGGTGGCGTCCGTCCTCTTCGACCGGGCCAGAACCGCACAGGGGGTCGCCCTCGTGGCGGTGTTCGTACTGTGGCTCGTCGATACAATCTCGACGCTGGATCCCGATGCCGAGTGGCTCGGGCAGTTCACACCGAGCCGGTACTACGACGAGACGGATATCCTCGTCAACGAGGTGTACGCGTTCTTCGATGCCGCGATCCTGCTCGTCGCGTTCGTCCTGCTGGTCCTCGTCGCCACAGGGCTCTTCGTCGAGCGCGACATCTGACGGTTCTCAACCCGTGGTGTTCGGCCTAGTAGTTCTTGTACGAACGGGCGGTATCGCCACACCATCCTCGATGAACCGCCACAGAACACACGACGATACCGGTTCGGTATCCCGGCGTCGGTGGGAGCAACGCACGCATGCGACGTAGCGCTCTCGTCGTCTTCGTCGTCGGACTGTTCCTCGTCTCCCCGCTGGCCGGCGTCGCGCTCGCCCAAGACGGTGTCCAGTTCGTTCGCGGCGAACCAGACCTCGACGTGTACGCTCCCGACCCGACGCTCACCCCGGGAACGACGACGCAACTCACCCTCCAGATCGAAAACGACGGCAAGATACTGTCGGGGGCCACGTCACAGCGCGCGGTCGTGACGACCGCGCGTGCCGTCTCCGTCGAGGTCGACGAGCGTCGGGCCCCGATCGTCGTCGAGACCCGACAAACGTCGATCGGCTCCGTCCCCGACGGCGGCGTTCGCGAGGTCCCGATCACGGTCACGGTCCCTCGGGATGCTTCCCCCGGCACGTACGACGTTGACGTCGAGCTCCGGTACTCGCACACGTATCAGTACGTTCCCCAAAGCGGGATCGTCCAGGAGCGATCGCGACGCGTCACCCGTTCCGTCGACGTGCGGGTCGACGACGGTCCGCGATTCGAGATCGAGGCCCAGACGAGCGACGTACAGATTGGCGATTCG
The DNA window shown above is from Natronomonas salsuginis and carries:
- a CDS encoding PAS domain-containing sensor histidine kinase, whose translation is MEPPEDLRTILDLTQDKVVVVDSDGHYQYANAATERILGYDIEAFVGTNTFEYIHPEDREEVQSTFERLVDINEELIETATFRHRAADGSWIWFESRMWNRADPDLDGYVVSSRDVTARLAAERRQHEAETQLRRLAKHTDDVLWMFSADWGNVHFVNEAFEDIWGMSRETLIDEPWRFLERVHTDDRPDVKRAMEQLSDGAAIDIEYRVERDRSFQSWVWVKGHPIVESGEVTRVVGFARDITNRRRRERQLRVLDNLLRHNLRNVLNVVLGHADLARQRAGPEVEAGMDAITSVATELLTTVEKERRIVELLVESPGPSPIDISTLLSDLVADARRSYPEASVTLDCSTAQSVFAIPEIRHAIAELLENAIVHACGRAAIEIRARSRSDHVSIRIEDTAPPIPRNEFEPLFSSRNPSELYHGTGLGLWLVYWAVDLSNGELGFGRTPKDDGNVVTVRLQTVR
- the mptA gene encoding GTP cyclohydrolase MptA; this encodes MSQQLPDVQASSPDVSVGLNRVGVTGVEKLVKLHRLDDRPIVLMATFDVFVDLPGWRKGADMSRNMEVVDEMLEEAVSEPALRVEDVCGDVAERLIDKHEYTTEAEVRMEAEYMIREQTPATDRPTQATADIIASATASNDGTTREEIGCHVVGMTVCPCSQGMSESRARDVLEGLDVDGETIDDFLDEVPQPGHSQRGHATLTVETTGQPPVDLNDLIEVARDSMSARIYNLAKRPDEDHMTFASHSDAKFVEDCVRAMAEGVVETYPNLPETAVVRMEQSNDESIHQHNAHAERVTEFGQLVDEIDGEPSESVTHD
- a CDS encoding ABC transporter ATP-binding protein — encoded protein: MPAVRVMELTKRYGDTAANDRITFDVERGEIFGFLGPNGAGKTTTIRLLLGLIKPTSGTATVLGADIRDRRALTDVKARVGYLPDTLGFDEGLTGRQALDHFARMHGDERREELLELFHPPLEKPIETYSEGNRRMLGIVQAFMHDPEFVIMDEPTSGLDPLKQDRLHQFIENERDAGKTLFFSSHVLSEVQRVCDRVGIIRAGELVTLEDIETLLRQSGKEVWVHLREPVDESRFVTEQMIDVEIVDRSVRFTYTGETQPLLEHLVQFDVDDVDIGNPQLDTIFKHYYREGPAGPTP
- a CDS encoding ABC transporter permease gives rise to the protein MTAILRNESRRLRRGSLLLSGLFAMLTAFFLAVFPAIRDEAEVIMDAYPEFVIELMGLEELNTIEGFAGGYIYPFIWVLFGGVYLAYVSAGLIAGDIQSRTLDLTLSNPVSRESVLAQKVAALWVPILALNGAVVVTLALGAVALGERLDIVALAMVHLLGVPYLLVCAGIGVVFSVLFDRVGRAQVTSLGLVFVLWLVDGLSYTDPDYEWIGQFTPSRYYDPTGILVHGEYGFLDASLLLAAFVASLVVAAAIFVRRDI
- a CDS encoding ABC transporter permease, with protein sequence MTAILENESRRRLRGSIALIGVFAVLAVMYFSIFPEFSESAVDIEAVISDSAFEAFGTESYNTIEGFIAAEMYSFFWVLLIAIYFAYVSAGTIAGDIESRKMDLTLSNPVSRESVVAQKVAALWVPLVALNVAVPAIVYVGSVGIDEPINPVALAMVHLLSVPYLLVCAGIGLVASVLFDRARTAQGVALVAVFVLWLVDTISTLDPDAEWLGQFTPSRYYDETDILVNEVYAFFDAAILLVAFVLLVLVATGLFVERDI